One genomic segment of Linepithema humile isolate Giens D197 chromosome 5, Lhum_UNIL_v1.0, whole genome shotgun sequence includes these proteins:
- the LOC105678118 gene encoding aminopeptidase N-like isoform X3 translates to MALRDISLNIRIIFIVIIFFSISQFIKSDTEVNHHLLNYTDLIPLKYDVNIELDFRRNVLHGECNIIINITRPMMNISIPSVNFGILKLDLTNNDGNKIIHVPRYSFIDETYIYIDFTNSSVNILLPGTYILHMIYLYNIYDETFLVYKEDLGEKVLTVTGVEVIRAQQIFPCWDEPAFESTFIISIMHHKNFTALSNMLINTEEYIDESNMMWTHFDKSPIMSIKRLTIVITTFTNIVLQFQSRFIYATIWCRENMIRSLDFSQLIIEEVFHFLNKKSQMIIPKIDYVAISRAQHGNIETWGLILHREEDITYNEALDSIARKIEVANLLARQVISFWCDYLSWPIEGFTTYFAAHILGKIPSISYIHDLFIVQVLQESLRFDIPSYNYNSILHSNNLDVQINKTFLNYIKPPVLWYILQHILEEDIWSSIRAYTKYNQSSSTKTDDFWHIIQTSDLSLPYFSILSVKEYIDISIKKNYYPVLHVTLNATDDTISFSYLSSQYINEDMEQLPALVTYTIIQREANNTLDVSVLLSPQHTILTNIKNVFKVVDENYCVIVNVKQTGYYRVNYNYEGWRKLVQCLRKNYTVHVLNQAQVIDDAFHFLIHRRLSLNRFWNIVSFLSQNTNYVAWYPMIKAFEYMACAYSFHNATGITDNMRNILNRVLEIIGYDEKPNESDLTKCLREETAKWACIINAAKCRENATLHLIKYLKNPVEDNRFTWKEWKYCKGLMLANYTIWNHIREKRTTFDNRILDYLTCCKNSSIIILYLKQSLGLTKKYKYFIQERDKRVNIIVLTVAKHVRDLIVFEFILKCLRDRQIVLSKYWEVDRIAILIISITHVHSAHQLQEVNIFATTYLKEKKLIDAVKDKISKHKLKRERQIANFGSLSQHDDD, encoded by the exons ATGGCATTAAgagatatttcattaaatatcagaataatatttattgtgataatatttttctctatttcacaatttataaaaagtgacACTGAAGTTAATCATCATTTGTTGAATTATACTGATCTAATACCACTGAAGTATGATGTCAACATAGAACTTGACTTTCGCAGAAATGTCTTGCACGGCGAATGCAATATTATCATCAATATTACACGTCCAATGATGAATATAAGTATACCTTCAGTAAATTTCGGTATACTTAAACTTGACTTGACAAACAATGAtggcaataaaataatacacgtACCGAGATATTCATTTATAGATGAAACGTACATTTACATTGACTTCACCAACTCGTCAGTGAATATTTTACTTCCTggaacatatattttacacatgaTATATCTCTACAACATATATGATGAAACTTTTCTCGTATACAAAGAAGACTTAGGTGAAAAAGt attAACAGTAACTGGTGTCGAGGTAATAAGAGCCCAACAAATATTTCCATGTTGGGACGAACCAGCGTTCGAGAGCACCTTTATCATTTCTATTAtgcatcataaaaattttacagccCTATCGAATATGTTGATAAATACAGAAGAATATATAGATGAAAGTAACATGATGTGGACACATTTTGATAAGTCGCCTATCATGTCCATTAAACGTTTAACGATTGTGATAACCACATTTACTAatattgttttgcaatttcaatCTCGGTTTATCTATGCCACAATTTGGTGTAGAGAAAACATGATACGCTCTTTGGATTTTAGTCAACTTATCATTGAAGAGGTATtccattttttgaataaaaaaagtcagATGATAATACCAAAAATAGATTACGTTGCAATTTCGAGGGCCCAACACGGTAACATTGAGACATGGGGACTTATTCTACACAG AGAAGAAGATATTACTTACAATGAAGCATTAGATTCCATTGCACGCAAAATAGAAGTGGCTAACTTACTAGCACGACAAGTAATATCTTTTTGGTGCGATTATTTGTCTTGGCCAATAGAAGGTTTTACTACATACTTTGCAGCGCATATCTTGGGAAAG attccGTCGATATCTTACatacatgatttatttattgtccAAGTACTACAAGAATCTCTTCGCTTTGACATTccttcatataattataattctatacTACACAGTAATAACTTAGatgttcaaataaataaaactttccttaattatatcaaac CACCCGTTTTATGGTATATATTGCAACATATCCTAGAAGAAGACATATGGTCTAGTATCCGCGCATACACTAA atataatCAGTCAAGTTCGACAAAGACCGATGATTTTTGGCACATTATACAAACTTCCGATCTTTCTCTGCCTTATTTTTCCATATTGAgtgtaaaagaatatattgacatttcgataaaaaaaaattattatcctgTACTGCACGTGACATTAAACGCAACAGATGACACGATATCATTCTCATATCTCAGTTCTCAGTATATCAACGAAGACATGGAACAACTTCCCGCACTTGTAACATATACGATTATACAAAGGGAAGCTAACAATACTTTAGACGTATCTGTTTTGCTATCACCGCAACACACAAtacttacaaatattaaaaatgtatttaaagtGGTTGATGAAAATTATTGCGTCATAGTCAATGTTAAACAAACAg GATATTATcgagttaattataattatgaggGCTGGCGTAAACTTGTGCAATgcttgagaaaaaattatacagtacATGTTCTCAATCAAGCCCAAGTCATAGATGATGCGTTTCACTTTCTCATACATCGCCGACTCAGTTTAAATAGGTTTTGGAATATCGTAAGCTTTCTGTCACAAAATACGAATTACGTAGCATGGTATCCTATGATTAAAGCTTTTGAATACATGGCTTGTGCCTATTCATTTCATAATGCCACAGGCATAACG gACAATATGCGAAATATATTGAACAGAGTTTTGGAAATAATAGGATACGATGAAAAACCGAACGAAAGCGACCTTACTAAATGTTTAAGAGAGGAAACAGCAAAATGGGCATGTATTATTAATGCTGCTAAATGCAGAGAAAATGCCACTTTACATCTGATAAAATACCTCAAAAATCCTGTAGAAGACAA TCGGTTTACATGGAAGGAatggaaatattgtaaagGTTTAATGTTAGCAAACTACACCATTTGGAACCATATACGAGAAAAAAGAACAACATTTGATAACAGAATATTAGATTACTTAACTTGCtgtaaaaattcttcaattattatcttgtatttaaaacaatcGTTAGGACTAactaaaaagtataaatattttatccaagAACGAGACAAACgtgttaatataattgttcTTACTGTCGCAAAGCATGTAAGGGACTTGATAGTGTTTGAATTcatattgaaatgtttaagaGACAGACAAATCgtattaagtaaatattg gGAAGTTGATagaattgcaatattaattatcagtaTTACGCATGTGCATTCCGCACACCAATTACAAGAG gTAAATATCTTTGCGACAACTTATCTGAAAGAAAAGAAGCTAATTGATGCtgttaaagataaaattagtaaacatAAATTGAAGCGCGAAAGACAAATAGCAAATTTTGGATCTCTCAGTCAACATGACGACGACTGA
- the LOC105678118 gene encoding aminopeptidase Q-like isoform X2, producing MALKNNSLNIKLKFIVITFFSISQFVKSDTEVNHHLLNYAGLVPLHYDIKIKLDFSRNVLYGECNITINITRPMMNISIPSVNFGILKIDLTINDDNKTIHVQKYTFINETHICIDFSSTSVNYLSPETYILHMIYFRNIFDEIFLGYQEDTGEKVLTETGVEVIRAQQIFPCWDEPTFKSTFNISIMHHERFTALSNMLRNAEEYRDESNMMWTHFNKSPFMSIQRLTIVIINNLFLQQRLLYTNVIIWCRKNVKLYLKFAQLVVEDVFNFLNESQTKISKIDYVAIWDTQHKNIEIRGLILHREEDITYNEALDSIARKIEVANLLARQVISIWYDYLSWPIEGFTTYFAAHILGKIPSIFYIHDLFVVQVLQESFRFDIPSYNYNFTLHNSNSLDVKKNKSILNYIKPSVLWYILQHILSEGMWYSIRTYADRYSQSNAVKTDDLWHIMQTYSNHTETYHQKSFNVKKYIDIWIKKNYYPVLHVTLSATDDMISFSYLSSQYIEEDMEQIPVLVTFTIIQKDVSNSFNQHFLLSPQRKTFINIKNEFKVVDENYCVIVNVKQIGYYRVNYNYEGWFRLEQCLRKSYTVHVLNQAQVIDDAFHFLLHRRISLIRFWNIVSFLSENTNYVAWYPMIKAFEYMACAYSFDHAPLITDNMRNILNRVLEIIGYDEKPNESDLTKCLREEAAKWACIIGAAKCRENATLHLIKYLKNPVQDNRFTWKEWKYCKGLMLANYTLWNHIREKWTTSDNRILDYLTCCKNSSIIILYLKQLLGLTKEYKYFIQERDKRVNIIVLTVAKHVRDLIVFEFILKCLRDRQIVLSKYWEVDRVAILIISITHMHSANQLQEVNIFATTYLKEKKLIDAVKDKISKHKLKRERQIANFGSLSQHDDD from the exons ATGGCATTGaagaataattcattaaatatcaaactaaaatttattgtgattacatttttctctatttcacaatttgtaaaaagtgACACTGAAGTTAATCACCATTTGCTGAATTATGCTGGTTTAGTACCGTTGCATTatgatatcaaaataaaactcGACTTCTCCAGAAATGTCCTTTACGGCGAATGCAATATTACCATCAATATTACACGTCCAATGATGAATATAAGTATACCTTCAGTAAATTTCGGTATACTGAAAATTGACTTGACTATCAATGATGACAATAAGACGATACACGTGcagaaatatacatttatcaatGAAACGCACATTTGTATTGACTTCAGTAGCACGtcagtaaattatttatctccaGAAACATATATCTTACACATGATATATTTCCGCAAcatatttgatgaaatttttctcGGATACCAAGAAGACACAGGTGAAAAAGt ATTAACAGAAACTGGTGTTGAGGTAATAAGAGCCCAACAAATATTTCCATGTTGGGACGAACCAACGTTTAAGAGCACCTTTAACATTTCTATTATGCATCATGAAAGATTTACAGCCCTATCAAATATGTTAAGAAATGCAGAAGAATATAGAGATGAAAGTAACATGATGTGGACACATTTTAACAAGTCGCCTTTCATGTCTATTCAACGTTTAACAATTGTGATAATCAACAACCTTTTTCTGCAACAGCGGCTATTGTATACAAATGTCATAATTTGGTgtagaaaaaatgtaaaattatatctgaAATTTGCACAACTCGTCGTAGAAGatgtattcaattttttgaatgaaagtcagacaaaaatatcaaaaatagatTATGTTGCAATTTGGGATACACAACATAAGAACATTGAGATAAGGGGACTTATTTTACACAG AGAAGAAGATATTACTTACAATGAAGCATTAGATTCCATTGCACGCAAAATAGAAGTGGCTAACTTACTAGCACGTCAAGTAATATCTATTTGGTACGATTATTTGTCATGGCCAATAGAAGGTTTTACAACATACTTTGCAGCGCATATCTTGGGAAAG attccgtcgattttttacatacatgatttatttgttgtcCAAGTACTGCAGGAATCTTTTCGCTTTGACATTCcttcttataattataattttacactaCACAACAGTAATAGtttagatgtaaaaaaaaataagtctattcttaattatatcaaac CATCCGTTTTATGGTATAtattacaacatattttaagTGAAGGCATGTGGTATTCTATTCGCACGTATGCTGATAG atataGTCAGTCAAACGCGGTAAAGACCGATGATTTATGGCACATAATGCAAACTTATTCAAATCATACTGAGACTTATCATCAAAAATctttcaatgtaaaaaaatatatagatatttggataaagaaaaattattatcctgTACTGCACGTGACATTAAGCGCTACAGATGACATGATATCATTTTCATATCTCAGTTCTCAGTATATCGAGGAAGACATGGAACAAATTCCCGTATTAGTAACATTTACGATAATACAAAAAGATGTTAGTAATAGTTTTAACCAGCATTTTTTGCTATCACCGCAacgtaaaacatttataaatattaaaaatgaatttaagGTTGTTGATGAAAATTATTGCGTCATAGTCAATGTTAAACAAATAG gATACTATcgagttaattataattatgaggGCTGGTTTAGACTTGAGCAATGCTTGAGAAAAAGTTATACAGTACATGTTCTCAATCAAGCCCAAGTCATAGATGATGCATTTCACTTTCTCTTACATCGCCGAATCAGTTTAATAAGGTTTTGGAATATTGTAAGCTTTCTGTCAGAAAATACGAATTACGTAGCATGGTATCCTATGATTAAAGCTTTTGAATACATGGCTTGTGCCTATTCATTTGATCATGCTCCACTCATAACG GACAATATGCGAAATATATTGAACAGAGTTTTGGAAATAATAGGATACGATGAAAAACCGAATGAAAGCGACCTTACTAAATGTTTAAGAGAGGAAGCAGCAAAATGGGCATGTATTATTGGTGCTGCTAAATGCAGAGAAAATGCCACTTTACATCTGATAAAATACCTTAAAAATCCTGTACAAGACAA TCGGTTTACATGGAAGGAatggaaatattgtaaagGTTTAATGTTAGCAAACTACACCCTTTGGAACCATATACGAGAAAAATGGACAACATCTGATAACAGAATATTAGATTACTTAACTTGCtgtaaaaattcttcaattattatcttgtatttaaaacaattgttaGGACTAACTAAagagtataaatattttatccaagAACGAGACAAACgtgttaatataattgttcTTACTGTCGCGAAGCATGTAAGGGACTTGATAGTGTTTGAATTcatattgaaatgtttaagaGACAGGCAAATCgtattaagtaaatattg gGAAGTTGATAGagttgcaatattaattatcagtaTTACGCATATGCATTCCGCAAACCAATTACAAGAG gTAAATATCTTTGCGACAACTTATCTGAAAGAAAAGAAGCTAATTGATGCtgttaaagataaaattagtaaacatAAATTGAAGCGCGAAAGACAAATAGCAAATTTTGGATCTCTCAGTCAACATGACGACGACTGA
- the LOC105678115 gene encoding aminopeptidase Ey-like isoform X1 has translation MALRKISLNIRLIFIVITFFSISQFIQTDTEVNHHLLNYIGLVPLHYDLKIKLDFSRNILYGKCNITINITRQMTNISIPSINFGILKIYLTINDDNRMIHVRKYSFINETHIYIDFSKTSVNVLFPGTYILQMIYVRNIFDEILLGSLYRETRGLKTLTETGVEVIKAQQIFPCWDELAFKSTFTVSIMLHKNFTALSNMLINTEEYIDKSNMIWVHFYKSPFMSIQRLTIVITTFTNIFLQPQTLPARVTIWCRKNIAHSMVFAQLIIEEVFHFLNKRNQTKIPKIDYIAIWDTHHRNIETWELILHREENITYNEALDSIARKIEVANLLARQVISLWYDYLSWPIEGFTTYFAAHILGKIPSISYIHDLFIVQVLQDSLRFDIPSYNYNSIQHSNDLDVQINKTFLNYIKPPVLWYILQHILEENMWNSIRTYTDNRAYTRYNQSSSINTNDLWHIIQTFDISPYFSLLSLKEYIDIWIKKNYYPVLHVTLNATNDRISFSYLSSSYINENMEQLPALVTYTIIQKEANNTLDVFVLLSSQHTILTNIKNVFEVVDENYCVIVNVNQTGYYRVNYNSEGWLRLAQCLKKNYTVYVLNQAQVIDDAFHFLIHRRLSLTMFWNIVSFLSKNTNYVAWYPMIKAFEYMACAYSLNGDIMEKMEKMLNGVLKIIGYDENPNESDLTKCLREEAAKWACIINAAECRKTATLQLIKDLENPVQDNQFIWKEWKYCKGLMSANYTIWNHTWEKWTTSSDNIILDYLTCCKDPLIITSYLNQTLRLTEEYKYLIAVQNNNVYQVNIVNIVLLSVAKHVRNFLVFDFILDGLESMQLKLSRNWQVDKIAILIVSITHVQSIHQLQRINIFATTYLNDKRLVDAVKKKITKRKLENARQIVNYGSLRQHDD, from the exons ATGGCATTAaggaaaatttcattaaatatcagactaatatttattgtgataacatttttctctatttctcaATTTATACAAACTGACACTGAAGTTAATCATCATTTGTTGAATTATATTGGTTTAGTACCATTGCATTAtgatcttaaaataaaactcgaCTTCTCCAGAAATATCCTCTACGGCAAAtgcaatattacaataaatattacacgtcaaatgacaaatataagtataccttcaataaatttcggtatacttaaaatttacttgactATCAATGATGATAATAGAATGATACACGTgcgaaaatattcatttatcaaTGAAACACACATTTATATTGACTTCTCGAAGACGTCagtaaatgttttatttcctGGAACGTATATCTTACAAATGATATATGTCCGCAAcatatttgatgaaattttgctCGGATCTTTATATAGAGAAACTAGAGGGTTAAAAAC attaaCAGAAACTGGTGTTGAGGTAATAAAAGCCCAACAAATATTTCCATGTTGGGATGAACTAGCGTTCAAGAGCACTTTTACCGTTTCTATTATgcttcataaaaattttacagccCTATCGAATATGTTGATAAATACAGaagaatatatagataaaagcAACATGATATGGGTACACTTTTACAAGTCGCCTTTCATGTCCATTCAACGTTTAACAATTGTGATAACCacatttactaatatttttctccaaCCGCAAACTTTGCCTGCTCGTGTCACAATTTGGTGTAGAAAAAACATAGCACACAGTATGGTATTTGCACAACTCATCATTGAAGAGGTATtccattttttgaataaaagaaatcagACGAAAATACCAAAAATAGATTACATTGCAATTTGGGATACACATCATAGGAACATTGAGACATGGGAACTCATTTTACACAG agaagaaaatattacttacaATGAAGCATTAGATTCCATTGCACGCAAAATAGAAGTGGCTAACTTACTAGCACGTCAAGTAATATCTCTTTGGTACGATTATTTGTCATGGCCAATAGAAGGTTTTACAACATACTTTGCAGCGCATATCTTGGGAAAG attccGTCGATATCCTACATACATGACTTATTTATTGTCCAAGTACTACAAGATTCTCTTCGCTTTGACATTCcttcttataattataattctatacaACACAGTAATGACTTAGatgttcaaataaataaaactttccttaattatatcaaac CACCCGTTTTATGGTATATATTACAACATATCCTAGAAGAAAACATGTGGAATAGTATCCGCACATATACTGATAACCGCGCATACACTAG atataatCAGTCAAGTTCGATAAACACCAATGATTTATGGCACATTATACAAACTTTCGATATTTCtccttatttttctttattaagtttaaaagaatatattgacatttggataaagaaaaattattatcctgTACTGCACGTGACATTAAACGCAACAAATGACAGGATATCATTCTCATATCTCAGTTCTTCGTATATCAACGAAAACATGGAACAACTTCCCGCATTAGTAACATATACGATTATACAAAAAGAAGCTAACAATACTTTAGACGTATTTGTTTTGCTATCATCGCAACACACAAtacttacaaatattaaaaatgtatttgagGTGGTTGATGAAAATTATTGCGTCATAGTCAATGTTAACCAAACAG gaTACTAtcgtgttaattataattctgaGGGCTGGCTTAGACTTGCGCagtgcttgaaaaaaaattatacagtataTGTTCTCAATCAAGCCCAAGTCATAGATGATGCGTTTCACTTTCTCATACATCGCCGACTCAGTTTAACGATGTTTTGGAATATCGTAAGCtttctatcaaaaaatacGAATTATGTAGCATGGTATCCTATGATTAAAGCTTTTGAATACATGGCTTGTGCCTATTCATTAAATGGTGACATAATG gaaaaaatggaaaaaatgttgaatggagttttgaaaataataggaTACGATGAAAACCCGAACGAAAGCGACCTTACTAAATGTTTAAGAGAGGAAGCCGCAAAATGGGCATGTATTATCAACGCTGCTGAATGCAGGAAAACAGCCACTTTACAACTCATAAAAGATCTTGAAAATCCTGTACAAGACAA TCAGTTTATATGGAAAGAatggaaatattgtaaagGTTTAATGTCAGCAAACTACACCATTTGGAACCATACATGGGAAAAATGGACGACATCATCtgataacataattttagattacTTAACTTGTTGTAAAGATCCTTTAATTATTACCTCTTATTTGAATCAAACATTAAGACTAACTGAAGagtataaatatcttatcgCAGTACAAAACAATAATGTTTATCAAGTTAATATAGTTAATATAGTTCTTCTTAGTGTCGCAAAGCATGTAAGAAACTTTCTAGTGTTCGATTTTATATTGGATGGTTTAGAAAGCATGCAATTGAAATTAAGTAGAAATTG gcaagttgataaaattgcaatattaattgttagtaTTACGCATGTGCAATCCATACACCAACTTCAAAGG ataaatatcTTTGCGACAACATATCTGAATGACAAGAGGCTAGTTGatgctgttaaaaaaaaaattactaaacgGAAATTGGAGAACGCAAGACAAATCGTAAATTATGGATCTCTTCGTCAACATGATGATTGA
- the LOC105678115 gene encoding aminopeptidase N-like isoform X2, giving the protein MALRKISLNIRLIFIVITFFSISQFIQTDTEVNHHLLNYIGLVPLHYDLKIKLDFSRNILYGKCNITINITRQMTNISIPSINFGILKIYLTINDDNRMIHVRKYSFINETHIYIDFSKTSVNVLFPGTYILQMIYVRNIFDEILLGSLYRETRGLKTLTETGVEVIKAQQIFPCWDELAFKSTFTVSIMLHKNFTALSNMLINTEEYIDKSNMIWVHFYKSPFMSIQRLTIVITTFTNIFLQPQTLPARVTIWCRKNIAHSMVFAQLIIEEVFHFLNKRNQTKIPKIDYIAIWDTHHRNIETWELILHREENITYNEALDSIARKIEVANLLARQVISLWYDYLSWPIEGFTTYFAAHILGKIPSISYIHDLFIVQVLQDSLRFDIPSYNYNSIQHSNDLDVQINKTFLNYIKPPVLWYILQHILEENMWNSIRTYTDNRAYTRYNQSSSINTNDLWHIIQTFDISPYFSLLSLKEYIDIWIKKNYYPVLHVTLNATNDRISFSYLSSSYINENMEQLPALVTYTIIQKEANNTLDVFVLLSSQHTILTNIKNVFEVVDENYCVIVNVNQTGYYRVNYNSEGWLRLAQCLKKNYTVYVLNQAQVIDDAFHFLIHRRLSLTMFWNIVSFLSKNTNYVAWYPMIKAFEYMACAYSLNGDIMEKMEKMLNGVLKIIGYDENPNESDLTKCLREEAAKWACIINAAECRKTATLQLIKDLENPVQDKQVDKIAILIVSITHVQSIHQLQRINIFATTYLNDKRLVDAVKKKITKRKLENARQIVNYGSLRQHDD; this is encoded by the exons ATGGCATTAaggaaaatttcattaaatatcagactaatatttattgtgataacatttttctctatttctcaATTTATACAAACTGACACTGAAGTTAATCATCATTTGTTGAATTATATTGGTTTAGTACCATTGCATTAtgatcttaaaataaaactcgaCTTCTCCAGAAATATCCTCTACGGCAAAtgcaatattacaataaatattacacgtcaaatgacaaatataagtataccttcaataaatttcggtatacttaaaatttacttgactATCAATGATGATAATAGAATGATACACGTgcgaaaatattcatttatcaaTGAAACACACATTTATATTGACTTCTCGAAGACGTCagtaaatgttttatttcctGGAACGTATATCTTACAAATGATATATGTCCGCAAcatatttgatgaaattttgctCGGATCTTTATATAGAGAAACTAGAGGGTTAAAAAC attaaCAGAAACTGGTGTTGAGGTAATAAAAGCCCAACAAATATTTCCATGTTGGGATGAACTAGCGTTCAAGAGCACTTTTACCGTTTCTATTATgcttcataaaaattttacagccCTATCGAATATGTTGATAAATACAGaagaatatatagataaaagcAACATGATATGGGTACACTTTTACAAGTCGCCTTTCATGTCCATTCAACGTTTAACAATTGTGATAACCacatttactaatatttttctccaaCCGCAAACTTTGCCTGCTCGTGTCACAATTTGGTGTAGAAAAAACATAGCACACAGTATGGTATTTGCACAACTCATCATTGAAGAGGTATtccattttttgaataaaagaaatcagACGAAAATACCAAAAATAGATTACATTGCAATTTGGGATACACATCATAGGAACATTGAGACATGGGAACTCATTTTACACAG agaagaaaatattacttacaATGAAGCATTAGATTCCATTGCACGCAAAATAGAAGTGGCTAACTTACTAGCACGTCAAGTAATATCTCTTTGGTACGATTATTTGTCATGGCCAATAGAAGGTTTTACAACATACTTTGCAGCGCATATCTTGGGAAAG attccGTCGATATCCTACATACATGACTTATTTATTGTCCAAGTACTACAAGATTCTCTTCGCTTTGACATTCcttcttataattataattctatacaACACAGTAATGACTTAGatgttcaaataaataaaactttccttaattatatcaaac CACCCGTTTTATGGTATATATTACAACATATCCTAGAAGAAAACATGTGGAATAGTATCCGCACATATACTGATAACCGCGCATACACTAG atataatCAGTCAAGTTCGATAAACACCAATGATTTATGGCACATTATACAAACTTTCGATATTTCtccttatttttctttattaagtttaaaagaatatattgacatttggataaagaaaaattattatcctgTACTGCACGTGACATTAAACGCAACAAATGACAGGATATCATTCTCATATCTCAGTTCTTCGTATATCAACGAAAACATGGAACAACTTCCCGCATTAGTAACATATACGATTATACAAAAAGAAGCTAACAATACTTTAGACGTATTTGTTTTGCTATCATCGCAACACACAAtacttacaaatattaaaaatgtatttgagGTGGTTGATGAAAATTATTGCGTCATAGTCAATGTTAACCAAACAG gaTACTAtcgtgttaattataattctgaGGGCTGGCTTAGACTTGCGCagtgcttgaaaaaaaattatacagtataTGTTCTCAATCAAGCCCAAGTCATAGATGATGCGTTTCACTTTCTCATACATCGCCGACTCAGTTTAACGATGTTTTGGAATATCGTAAGCtttctatcaaaaaatacGAATTATGTAGCATGGTATCCTATGATTAAAGCTTTTGAATACATGGCTTGTGCCTATTCATTAAATGGTGACATAATG gaaaaaatggaaaaaatgttgaatggagttttgaaaataataggaTACGATGAAAACCCGAACGAAAGCGACCTTACTAAATGTTTAAGAGAGGAAGCCGCAAAATGGGCATGTATTATCAACGCTGCTGAATGCAGGAAAACAGCCACTTTACAACTCATAAAAGATCTTGAAAATCCTGTACAAGACAA gcaagttgataaaattgcaatattaattgttagtaTTACGCATGTGCAATCCATACACCAACTTCAAAGG ataaatatcTTTGCGACAACATATCTGAATGACAAGAGGCTAGTTGatgctgttaaaaaaaaaattactaaacgGAAATTGGAGAACGCAAGACAAATCGTAAATTATGGATCTCTTCGTCAACATGATGATTGA